A single genomic interval of Selenobaculum gibii harbors:
- a CDS encoding DUF3084 domain-containing protein, which yields MYGIVLVVILIVMGGAIAYIGDKLGSKVGKRKLSIFGLRPKHTSIIVTIITGILITSSTLAVLAMTSENVRVALFGMEALNKQIRETEFNLNTIQAELDNANQQRQKTVAELEKVTAAYEKANQDIAQSQEQIRALEVTKNTLEEAKTALDAKVATLTEEQSVREADIERLNILTEKLNKGILFVREGQIIFRAGEVITNVVVPYIDNEDKRMHMLSDIVYQANKQILERLAIKEDIEVLWLSQAEFNEATRQLSSLGQKEAVVRIIAAGNIVYGEPVRVQIKLYPNHRIYNQNDFVYSEVVSVEKGDNAEQVVLDFLADVNEKAIAKGILPDPIRRTVGSMTGSQFYDIVNNIENLNGKIEISAYAGDDVNAAGPLRLNVYVKTLN from the coding sequence CGGTATTGTTTTAGTAGTTATTCTAATTGTTATGGGCGGCGCAATTGCTTACATTGGTGATAAACTGGGAAGCAAAGTCGGCAAGAGAAAACTATCTATATTTGGATTAAGACCGAAGCATACTTCGATTATTGTAACGATTATTACAGGAATACTGATTACTTCCTCAACGCTTGCAGTTTTAGCAATGACCTCTGAAAATGTTCGCGTTGCTTTGTTTGGAATGGAAGCATTAAATAAACAAATTCGGGAAACTGAATTTAATTTAAATACAATTCAAGCAGAGTTGGATAATGCCAATCAACAGAGGCAGAAAACAGTTGCAGAGCTTGAAAAGGTGACTGCTGCGTATGAAAAGGCAAATCAAGATATAGCGCAGTCGCAGGAACAAATTAGAGCATTAGAAGTTACAAAAAATACATTGGAAGAAGCTAAAACAGCTTTGGACGCAAAAGTTGCAACTTTGACAGAAGAACAATCTGTGCGTGAAGCAGATATTGAACGACTTAATATTTTGACAGAAAAACTTAATAAAGGTATTTTATTTGTCAGAGAAGGACAAATTATTTTTCGGGCTGGTGAAGTTATTACTAATGTCGTTGTTCCATATATCGATAATGAAGATAAACGCATGCATATGCTTTCTGACATCGTTTATCAGGCAAATAAGCAAATCCTAGAACGATTGGCTATTAAGGAAGATATTGAGGTTTTGTGGCTATCTCAAGCTGAATTTAATGAGGCGACGAGGCAATTATCATCTTTAGGACAAAAAGAAGCTGTGGTACGAATCATAGCGGCGGGAAATATCGTCTATGGTGAACCAGTTAGGGTACAAATCAAGTTATATCCTAACCATCGTATCTATAATCAAAATGACTTTGTTTACAGTGAAGTTGTTTCAGTTGAAAAAGGGGATAATGCGGAGCAGGTTGTATTGGATTTTCTAGCGGATGTAAATGAAAAGGCGATTGCTAAGGGAATATTGCCAGATCCAATTCGAAGGACTGTTGGAAGCATGACGGGGTCGCAATTTTATGATATTGTGAATAATATAGAAAATTTAAACGGAAAAATTGAAATTTCAGCGTATGCTGGAGATGATGTTAATGCAGCAGGTCCATTACGCTTAAATGTCTACGTAAAAACGCTAAATTAA